CGATGAGGAGGTCGGCGAGGGTGCGCTCGTCCTCGTCGTTGAGGGCCGCGTGGCGGGCTTGCAAGTCGTCGGCGGAGCGGAAGTCTTCGAGGAAGCGTTGGGCATCGACCACGGTGACCATGGTGTCCAGTTCGGCGACCTCGCTGAGGGAGAGGCCGGTCTCGTCTTCGAAGCTGAAGGTCGCAGCGACCGGCATGGGCTCGGAGATGCCCGAGGACTCGATGAGCAGGTAGTCGAAGCGCTCCTCGCGGGCGAGGCGGGAGATCTCCTCGAGCAGGTCGTCGCGCAGGGTGCAGCAGATGCAGCCGTTGGTCATCTCGACCAGGCGCTCGTCGGTGCGGCTGAGGGCGGCTCCGCCCTGGTTCACGAGCTGCGCGTCGATGTTGATCTCGCTCATGTCGTTGACGATCACCGCGACCTTCAGCCCCTGGCGATTGTTCAGAACGTGGTTGAGCAGGGTGGTTTTGCCTGCGCCTAGAAATCCGGAGAGTACGGTTGTCTTCAACTTGCTGCTTTTTAGATCGGAGCCCATGGTTCACCTCTTTTGTGAATCTATCACTAATGATAATTCACAAGCAATAATAAGGCCTCTTGCCCTCCCTGATAAACTTGCCTTAACGCTATGTCCATCGTGCAACTCCAGAACATCCGCAAGGCGTACGACACGAAAGTCGCAGTTCACGGCCTCTCGCTCAGCATCGAGCCGGGCACTATGTTTGGTTTGCTGGGGCCGAATGGGTCGGGCAAGACCAGTTCTATTCGCATGATGATCGGGATGACGGTGCCGGACTCCGGTTCGGTGCGGTTGTTTGGCCAGCCGTTCTCGCGGGCGGCGTTGCATCGGGTGGGCTATCTGCCGGAGGAGCGCGGGCTCTACAAGAAGATGAAGGTGATGGAGCAGCTTGTCTTTTTGGGCCAGTTGCATGGGCTTGATGCCGCTACGGCGGGCAAGCGCGCGCATGTGTGGTGCGAGCAGATGCAGATTCTCGAGGCCGTGAACAAGCGTACCGAGGAGCTGTCGAAGGGGATGCAGCAGAAGATTCAGTTCATCGCCTCGCTGCTGCATGAGCCGGAGCTGATCATCATGGATGAGCCGTTCAGCGGGCTCGATCCGGTGAACGCTACGCTGCTGATGGATACGCTGCTCGAGCTGCGCAAGCAGGGCAGGACCATTCTCTTCAGCACGCATCGCATGGACCAGGTGGAGAAGCTATGCGACGAAATCGCCATTATTTATAAGGGAAATCTGGTGCTCGAAGGGGCTATGCGCGAGATCAAGTCGCGCTATCCGGCTAACCGGGTGCAGATCTACTTCAGCGGGGACAGTAGCTTCTTGCAGCATCCTGCGATCGCCTCGGCGAAGACCTATTCGGGGCACGCGGAGCTGATCCTCAACGACCCGGCGATGGCGCAGAGCCTGCTGGCCGAGGCAGTGGCGCGGGGTACCTGCATCACGCGGTTTGAGGTGATGGAGCCGACGCTGGAGGAGATCTTTATCGAGTCTGTAGGGGAGAACGTCGATGCGTAATGTATGGCTCATCGCCAGGCGCGAGTACCTGGAACGCATCCGCACCAAGGCCTTTCTGGTGGCGACGATTTTGATCCCTGTGCTGATGGGCGGGTTCGTCTTTGGGGCCGGGTATCTCTCTTCGCGGGCCAAGGCTTCGGCGCATGTGGCCATCGTCGCGGCGGACGCGCAGTTTGCGCAGGACCTGAAGCAGCAACTCGAGAGCGGCAGGCACTCCAGCATGACGGTCGATCTGGCTACGCCATCGCCGGAGACGCGCAGTGCGCTCGATGCAGAGCTAAAGAGCAAGAGCGGGATTGCGGGATACCTGTGGGTGACGCCTGCGGCTGCGGCTGGCGCGCGGCCCCTGTTTGCATATGCGGCGCGTTCGGCGGGCGATGCCACGACCGTCGACACGTTGCAGAGTGCTGTCCAGAGCGTGCTGACGCGGGAGCGGCTGAACCACTCCGGCATTGGGGCCGGGGAGGTCGATGCGCTGCTGGCTCCGGTGACGATTGATACCAGCTCCAGCGGGGACAGCCGTGCGGCTTATGCTGCGGCTTCGCTGCTGTTTTTGCTGATGTACATGGTCATCATGCTCTATGGGATGAACACGGCGCGGTCGATCATCGAGGAGAAGACCAGCCGCGTCTTTGAGGTGATGCTCTCGACGATCCGGCCGGAGGAGATGCTGGCGGGTAAGATCCTGGGCGTCGGGGCGGTGGGGCTGACGCAGATCGGCGTGTGGATGGTGGCTGCCGGGATTCTGGGGAGCACGAATCTGGCGGCTTCGTTTGTCGGCTCGGGGCATGTGCCGATCAGCCTGACGCAGATAGTGTTCTTCGTGGTTTACTTCCTCTTCGGCTATCTGCTGTACTCGTCGATCGCCGCGGCGCTGGGGGCTATGACGAACTCCGAGCAGGAGCTGCAGCAGTTGAATATGTTCCTGGTGATGCCGCTGGCCTTCTGCATGTTGATGAGCTTTGTGATTGTGCCCGCTCCGAACTCGACGCTGGCGCGGGTGGTCTCGTTGATCCCGTTTTGCAGCCCGCTGCTGATGAACCTGCGGATCTCGCTTACCACTGTCGCGCCCTGGGAGATTGGGCTCAGCTTTGTGCTGATGAGCCTGACCATTCTTGCGATTCTTTGGGTGGCGAGCCGCATCTACCGGGTGGGCATCCTGATGTATGGCAAGAAGCCGAACCTTGCCGAGGTTCTGCGCTGGCTCAAGTACAGTTAGGACGCTATGGCCTATAGCCGCAAGCAGCGCGTTGTGCTCGCCGTGGTGCCGCGGATTGTCGCGATGTTGATCCGCGTGCTGGGGGCTACGTGGCGGTATGAAGACGTGGCCGTGCCGGGGAATGTGCGGGGGGACCAGGTGCCGGGGCCTTGTGTTTATGCGTTTTGGCATCGGTCGTTGCTGGCTTGTGTACACCAGTTTCGGAATAAGGATATTGCGATTCTGATCTCGCAGAGCTTCGATGGCGAGCTGATCGCGCGGACCGTGGAACTGCTGGGGTTCAGGGCGATTCGGGGGTCTTCGACGCGGGGCGGGGCGATGGCGCTCAGGCAGATGGCTGAGGCTTATCGGCAGGGGCATCGTTGTGCGATTACGGCGGATGGGCCGAAGGGACCGGCGATGGTGGCCAAGCCGGGGGCGGTGCAGTTGGCACAGTTGGTGGGGGCTACGGAGATCGGCGTCTACTATGTGCTGCCCGAGCGGGCGTGGGTGCTGAAGAGCTGGGATCGGTTTCTGATTCCGAAGCCGTTTTCGCGGGTGCGGACTGCTTGGCCGGAGAAGTCAGGGGTGAGCTTGCCGGAGTTGCAGGCTGCGCTGGATAAGTCTGTCGCCATGCTGTCGTAAGGCGGGGAGATTCGTGTCAAGCTTAAGGTGTGCTGGTATCGGATTTTCACTATGAACTGCCTGAAGAGCTGATCGCGCAGACGCCGCCGGAGGTGCGCGGCAGCTCGCGGATGCTGGTGCTGCGGCGTGACTCCGGCGCGCTGACGGATGATCGGTTTTTGAGCCTGCCGGAGTATTTGAAGGCGGGCGATCTGCTGGTTTTGAACGACTCGCGGGTGATTCCGGCGCGGCTCTATGCTACGCGGGGCGGGCTGGCTACGCAGGCTTCGTCGCCTGCTCCGACGGGGAAGATCGAGGTGCTGCTGACGCAGCAGATGGGGCCGTGGGAGTGGACGGCGCTGGTGCGGCCGGGGCGCAAGGTGCAGCCGGGGGAGGTGCTGCACTTTGCCGATGCGGAGGGGGCGGTGCTGCTTTCTGCGACGGTGTTCGCGGCTGGGGAGTATGGCGAGCGGACGATCCGGTTTGAGGCAGATGGGGAGTTTCTGGCCAAGCTGGACCGGATCGGGCATATGCCGCTGCCGCCGTATATTCATCGGGACGACTCGGCTGGGGATAAGGCTCGCTACCAGACAGTCTATGCGAATGAGCCGGGGTCGGCGGCGGCTCCGACTGCTGGGCTTCACTTTACGCCGGAGGTGCTGGCGGCTCTAGAGGCCAAGGGGGTGCAAGTCGAGCGCGTGACGCTGCATGTGGGGCTGGGGACGTTTCAGCCGGTGCGGGCGGAGAGGGTGGAGGATATACGGCTGCACGCGGAGCACTACACTTTGCCCGAGGCGACGGCTGCGGCGGTGAACGCGGCGCGGCGAGAGGGTCGGAGGGTGATTGCGGCGGGGACGACCACGACCCGGACGCTCGAGCACTGCGCCACGTTGGGGCCGGAGCTGTTTGCGCACTCGGGGGAGACTAGTATCTTTATCTCGCCGGGGCATCGTTTTCAGGTGGTTCAGGGGCTGGTGACCAACTTTCACCTGCCGTCGTCCACGCTGCTGATGCTGGTGAGCGCGCTGGCGGGCGTGGAGCCGGTGCGGGCGGCGTACGCCCATGCGGTGAGGGAAAAGTACCGATTTTTCAGTTACGGCGATTGTATGCTGATGATTTAAGAGGGCTTGATGCCAGAGCGACGTGCGAGGAAGTAGAATTTACGGGTGAGCCGCCTGAAATATACGTCCTTGTCCCTTTCGGTTGCGCTGGCCTCGATTTTGGCCGCAACCTCTACCGCTGCTTTTTGCCAGACGACTGCTCCTGTTGTTACGGCTCCAGCCTCCAATCAGCCGCAGTTGACGCCGCGCAATCCACAGGACGCGCCTGCGGATGAGCCTACCTTCACGCTGAAGCAGCAGGTGAACGAGGTCGATCTCTTCTTTACCGTGACGGACAGCAAGGGCCGTTTCGTAACCGGGTTGAAGCAGGAGAACTTCGGCCTGCTCGACGATCAGCGGCCGCCGGAGAGGGTTTTTCGGTTTCAGCAGCAGACGGACCTGCCGCTGCGCGTGGGCATCATGCTGGATACTTCCAGCTCGATCCGGACGCGGTTCAAGTTTGAACAGGATGCGGCGATCGACTTCTTCCTCCAGATTCTGCACCGGAATGATCGGGCCTTTGTCGAGGGCTTCGATATCCAGTTGAACCTGGCGCAGGACTTTACCAATAATATCGACCTGCTGAACGAGGGGATTCGGAAGCTGCGGCCGGGCGGCGGCACGGCTCTGTTCGACTCGATCTATAACACCTGCAAGAACCAGATGTTGACGCTGCAGGAAGAGGGCACGGTGCGGAAGGCGATTGTGCTGGTCTCGGACGGCGACGACAACTACTCGCGGTCGAACGAGGAAGACGCGATTAAGATGTGTCAGCGGGCGGAGACGCTGGTGTATACAATCTCGACCGATACCAGCCCGAGCAAGGGTAAGGGCGGCGCGGTGCTGGAGCGGATCTCCGAGGCTACGGGAGGAAAGGCTTTCTTTCCGAACAAGCTGGAGGACGTGGCGATCGGGTTCAAGAGCATCGAAGAGGAGTTGAGGAGCCAGTACTCGCTGGTGTACCGGCCTGCGGAGTTCAAGCAGGATGGTAGCTTCAGGACGATTTACCTGGCGGCTACCGACTCGCGGCGCTACCATGTGCGGGTGAAGCGGGGTTACTTTGCCCCGAAACCGGTGCAGTAGGGCGGGAGAGAAACTCCCGGCTAAAATTCGGGTCTAACGGGGTAAGGAGATCTCTATGCGCCTTCTCTCTTGTTTGCTCGTTGTGGGTAGTTTGGTGACGGGGAGCGCCTGCGTGGCGCAGCAGCCGGTGGGTGTGGCCCAGAGCTTTGCCACGCTGGCGGAGCAGCCCGCGACCCATACGGCGTTTACCTTCGACCGGATGGCGATGCAGGTGGCGCAGGGCGTTCTGGAGATGAACGGGATGCCGCCGGAGCGGGCGGCAGCGGCGCTGCGGGGGATTACGGTCGAGAACTTTCGCTATCGTGAGCCCGCGTTTTATACGCCGGAGGCGATGGAAGGGTTGATCGCCAGCTACAAGGCTGCGGGGTGGAAGCACCTGGTGAACGGGCGGCAGACGGCGGCAAATACGGCTCAGCCGAAGCAGGTGGTGACCGACCTTTGGCTGCACTTTACGGGTGCGGATATTGATGGGGTGACCGTGTTGGCCAGGGCTGAGCGGCAGATGAGCGTGGTGGAGCTGACGTGCGATCTGCGGCCGCTCGATCTGGTGCATCTGAGTGGGCACTTTGGGATTCCGAAGGTGGATCCGGGGGCGGTGATGGTGCCTGCTCCGGGGGAGCGGTAGCACTTCGTGCCGTTCTCGGGGGTGCATGGGCGGGATTATCTTCTGAGGGCTTTCCGTTGGTCGGCGGCGAGCATTCTTGTTTCCGACCAACGGGAGGACCATGCGAAGCAGTAAAAAGGCGTGTGAACGCCCGCCCCGCGCGTAGCGGGCCTGTCCGGCAGGACGTCTTTCCTCTTTGTAAGAAATAGTTCCTCAGCGGCTAAAGCCGGTTTATCGGCGTGCTGGGATGGCACGGCTGAAGCCGTGTCCTTAATGGTTTGGGTTAGGTTGAAGAAAGCATACCTCGGGGGCTAAAGCCCGCGTTTGTGGTTGTTTTTGATGTCCGGGCTAAAGCCCGGACCTACCCCAGAAGCAACGGCAAGGACAAAGACAAGAGCAAGGACAGAAGCAGATTCCTCCGCTTCGCTCCTGAATGACAACAAAAAAAACAGGCAACGGCAACGACGGAACAGGCAACGGCAAAAACTCTCTTGAGCCGCTCCCTTCTGACGAGTGGGTGCTTTTAGCGGTGGTAAAGCTCTACGTCGCGCATCAGCTTGAGCTTGCGGTCGGGGGGGAGGAAGCTGGCTTCGATGGAGTTGGCGGCGAACTCGCGCATCTGCTCGAGGGAGAATTCGAAGGCTTCCTGGATCAGGATGTACTCGGAGAGCAGGTCACTGCCGAACATCGGTGGGTCGTCGGAGTTGAGCGTGAGCATCAGGCCGCTCTCGAAGTACTCGCGGATGGGGTGCTGGTCGAGTGCGGGGCAACAGCCGGTGCGGAGGTTCGAGGTGACGTTCAGCTCGAGGGGGATCTGGCGCTCGGCCAAGATCGTGAGGAGGTCGGCGTCGTACTGCGCGGCCAGGGCGTGGCCGATGCGCTCGGCGCCGATGTTGATGGCGGACCAGATGGAGGCGGGACCGGCGACGGGGCCGGTGGACTCGCCCGCGTGGACGGTGAGGCGGAGACCGGCGGCGCGGGATTCGGCGTAGATCTCGCGGAACTGCTCGGCGGGGCCGCGGGCTTCGTCGCCGCCGATGCCAATGCCGATGATGCTGGGGTATTGGTGGCGGAGTTCAGCCGCCAGGCGGAAGACGTGGGCGGCCTCTTCGACGCCGAAGTGGCGGACGGCGTCGATGATCCAGAGGATGGTGGTGCCGAACTCGCGCTCGGCGCGGATGCGGGCGCGCTCGATGGCGTCCATGACCGAGGGGATGGGGAGCTGCGGCTTGAAGCGGGCGAGGATGCCCCAGGAGATGTAGACCTCGGCGTGGACGACGCCCTGGTAGGCGAGGTCGCGGATCATGTTGTAGGCAATCAGCTCGAAGTCGTCGGCGGTCTGGAGGCGCTCGGTGACGGCCTTGAAGGCCATGAGGAAGTGGGGGAAGTCGTCGTAGATGTAGAGGGCGCGGGCCGCATCGAGGGTGAGCGGAGTGGCGTCGTGGCGTTGGCTCAGCTCTACGAGGGTCTCGGGCAGGATGGTGCCTTCGAGGTGGAGGTGCAGCTCGGCTTTGGGCAGGCCGCGGAGCCAGGTGGGGATGTCGATCTCTTCGAGCTTGTTCGCTTTAGCCATCCTGTTTAGTGTAGCGGCTTGGTGCTTTGCGATGGGGTGGGGCATCTACTGGGAAGGATTCTTTAGGAGCGAGATAGATGGAGAAGCGGACGGCGTTGGTGGTGGGATCGACCGGGGTGGTGGGGCAGAATCTGGCGAAGCGGCTGCTGGAGAGGGGTTGGGGCGTGGTGGGGCTGTCGCGTGGGGCGCAGGTGGTGGATGGAGTGGTGGGGGTAGCGGCGGATCTGCGCGATGGGGCGGCGGTGAAGCAGGCGCTGAAGGGGAAGGTGGTGACGGATGTTTTTCTGAGTGCGTGGATAAGGCATGACACCGAGAAGGAGAATGTCCGGGTGAATGGGGGGATTGTGGAGAATGTCTTTGCGGCGCTGGAGGGGATGGAACTGCGGCATGCCGCGCTGGTGACGGGGACGAAGCAGTATCTGGGGCCGTTTGAGGCGTATGGGCAGACGGCGGCGGAGACGCCCTTTCGCGAGGACACGCCGCGGCTGCCGGGGGAGAACTTTTACTACACGCAGGAGGATGTGATGTTTCGCGCGGCCGAGCGGGGCGGCTTTGGGTGGAGCGTGCATCGGCCGCATACGATTGTGGGGTTCGCGGTGGGGAACGCGATGAATATGGGGTCGACGCTGGCGGTGTATGCGACGCTGTGCCGCGAGCGCGGGGAGGCATTTGTGTTTCCGGGGTCGAGCGAGCAGTGGAATGCGCTGACGGATGTGGTCGATGCAAGGCTGCTGGCGGAGCATCTGGAGTGGGCGGCTACGACTCCGGCGGCGCGGAATGAGGCGTTCAACGTGGTGAATGGGGGCGTGTTCCGGTGGCGGTGGCTGTGGCCGCAGATTGCGGCTTACTTTGGTGTGGAGCCTGCGGTGCCTCCCGAGGGTGGGGCACCGCTCGAAGGGCGGATGGGCGGGGCCGCGGAGGAGTGGGCGGGGATTGCGGCACGGCATGGGTTGGTGGAGAAGGACGTGAATCGGCTGGCCTCGTGGTGGCACACGGATGGCGATCTGGGGCGGAAGATCGAGTGCGTGAACGATATGAGCAAGAGTCGGAGGCTGGGGTTCCTGACGTATCAGGACACGCCGCAGTCCTTCTTCGATTTGTTTGAGCGGATGAAGACCGAACAGTTGATTCCAAGGTAGATTGGGGGCAGATCATTCTTGAGGGAGAGTATTACCGATGCCGCTGCCTACCGATGAGAAGCTGCTGGCGCTGAGCCAGAGCCTTCTGGACCAGTTTCATGCGATCTTTGGGGAGTATCCGGGGTTTCGTCCGGCTCATGCCAAGGGGACGATGCTGACCGGGACGTTTGTGCCGACAGAAGCTGCGAAGGAGCTTTCGAGCGCTGAGCATCTGAACCAGGCATCGACTCCGGTGCTGGTACGGTTCTCGGATTCGACGGGGCTGCCGCTGATTCCGGATACCGATCCGAACAGCAACCCGCGTGGGTTTGCGGTGCGGTTTGTGCTGGGGCCGCATCGGCATACGGATATCGTGAGCCACTCAACCGATGGGTTCCCGACTCATACGGGCGATGAGTTTTTGGAGTTTCTGCGGGCTCTGGCGGCTAGCGATCCGGCGAACCTGGCGGGGTCGCCGCTGGAGGCTTTTCTTGGCTCACACCCGGCGGCGCTGGCGTTTGTGCAGACGCCGAAGCCTGCGCCTTCGAGCTTTGGGCGAGAGAACTACTTTGGCGTGACGGCGATGAAGTTTACCAATGCCGCTGGGGTGAGCCGGTTTGGGCGGTATCGGATTGTGCCCGTGGCGGGTCCGGACCATCTGGATGACGAGGCTCTGAAGGCTAAGGACGCGAACTATCTGATGGATGAGATTGCGGCTCGGGTGGCGGCGGGTCCGGTGGGGTTCAAGGTGTTGGTGCAGCTTGCCGATGAGGGGGATGTCGTCGACGACGCGACGATCCACTGGCCGGTAGAGCGAGAGGTTGTAGAGATCGGCACGCTGAGTCTGACTGCTCCTTTGGAGGGGAGTGAGGCGGAGCAGAAGACGATCATCTTCGATCCGATTCCGCGGCTGGCGGGGATTGAGCCTTCAGATGATCCGCTGCTGGAATTGCGGGCGGCGATCTATCTAATGAGCGGGCGGAAGCGGCGGGCTGCGTAGAGGCGCGGTTTTTACAGTCATTGTTCCAGCGCGCTACAATCTGCGCCATGACCTCTATTCGCCGAACCCGTCTGCTTTTGTTGACGCTGCTGTGTGTGCCTTCTCTGCTGCGTGCGCAAGCACCTGCTGCTCCTGCTTCTACTCCGGCGGTGCCGGATTGGGCGCAGCCGGGCTCGGCGACGCATGTGCAGGTGGCTCCGCCTGCGGACTTCCATCGGCCGAGCACGAACTTCTTTACGCCGATCGGGATCTTCGATGGGCAGTCGGATATCGGTAGCGCGGTGGTGCCGGGGAGCGCGAGCTACGACGCTGCGACCAAGCAGTACACGATCAACTCGGCAGGGTATAACGTCTGGTATATCCGGGATGAGTTCCGCTATCTGTGGAAGAAGATGTCCGGCGATGCTTCGCTGGCGGCGGATATTGCTTATCCCGATCCGAAGGGCTATGGCGACCGCAAGGCTGTGCTGGTGATTCGGCAGAGCCTGGACGATGACTCGAAGGAGGCTGTCGTTGCATTGCACGGGGCGGGGATGATTCATCTGGCGCAGCGGGCGGTGAAGGGGCAGCGGATGACCGATATGGAGTATCGGATCGGAGCGCGGGGGCGGCCGGAGGGACACAGCCCGGATTCGCTGACGACGATCATGGCGAAGCGGATTGGGATTGAGAAGAAGGGCGATGCGATCTCACTTTGGGTGAGTTTGGAGGGGGAGCCGATGCACCAGTTTGGGCCGCCGATCCAGCTGCACTTTGATGCTCCGTTTTATGTGGGGATTGGGTTTGTGTCGCATCTTCCGGCTAAGGCGGATACGGCGATTCTGTCGAATGTGGTGTTGGAGAAGGGCGCGGGGAAGGTGCGGTAAAGTACTTCGTACCGTTCTCGGGGCTGTATGGACGGGATTATCTTCTGAGGGCCTCCCGTTGGTCGGCAGCGAGCATTTTTCTTTCCGACCAGCGGGAGGACCGCGCGAAGCTTTAAAAAGGCGTGTGAACGCCCGTTCCGCGCGTAGCGGGCCCGTCCGGCAGGACAAGGTCGTGGTGGGGATAGGTCGGGCCTTCAGTCCTCATCGGTCGCCTCGTACGATTACCTAGTGCGCGCCTTCAGCGCTAAGGGCAACGACAAAAGCAAAGGCAGAAGCAGATTCCTCCGCTTCGCTCCTGAATGACAACCAAAGAAACAGGCAACGGCAAATGCAACTGCGCCCTTGCGCCGGGCGGGCGGCACTTCGTGCGGTGCTTGACGCTTCGCGTGGTCGAGGCTAGGGCTTGTAGAACTCGCTGCGCTTGCGGCTGTAGAAGACGTAGACAACCAGTCCAATGATCAGCCAGACGAAGAAGCGGACCCAGGTGATCGCGGGCAGGCCAGCCATCAGCAGAATGCAGAAGAGCGTGCTCAGGATGGGGATGACCGGGCCGAAGGGGAGGCGGAAGCCGCGGTGGCGGGTGGGGTCCTTGTAACGCAGCACGATGACGCCGATCGAGACCAGTACGAAGGCGAAGAGGGTGCCGATGTTGGACATCTCGGCGAAGGTGCCTACGTCGAAGAGGCCGGAGGGGATGGCGACCAGCAGGCCCGCGACCCAGGTAGCGAAGGCCGGGGTGCGGAAGCGCGGGTGGACCTGGCTGAAGACGTCGGGGAGGAGGCGGTCGCGGCTCATGGCGAACCAGACGCGGGCCTGGCCGAGCTGGAAGACCAGGATGGAGGAGACCATGCCCAGCAAGGCTCCGATGAGGACGGCGAGGCGGACCCAGTGCAGACGGTGCGCGCCGGGAAGCAGGCTGACGCGCTTGAGGGCGTTGACGACGGGGGCTCCGTCGCCCGCGACCGTCTGCCAGGGGACGAGGCCGGTGAGGACGGCGGCGACGCCGATGTAGAGGACCGTACAGACGATGAGGGTGGCAAGGATGCCGATGGGGACGTCGCGGCGCGGGTTGCGGCACTCTTCGCTGGCGGTGGAGACTGAGTCGAAGCCGATGTAGGTAAAGAAGATGATGGAGCCGCCCGCGAGGACGCCGGTGAAGCCGTTGGGGGCGAAGGGGTGGTAGTTGGACGGGTGGATGAAGCTGAGGCCGAAGAAGACGAAGAGCAGGATGGCGGCGATCTTGACCAGCACCATGATGTTGTTGGTGCGGGCGGACTCGCGGATGCCGCGGACCAGGACGACCGTGATGAGGAGGACGATGACGAAGGCGGGGAAGTCGAAGCCGAAGTGCCAGCCGGGAGGGAAGATGTCCCGGCCCGCGAGGTCTTGTAGGCCCAGAGGCAGGTAGGCCGGGGAGAGCCAGCGGGGATCGAGGTGGATGCCGAGCCAGTCCATGAGGTCGACGATGTGGGCCGCGAAGCCGACCGAGACGCTCATGTTGGAGAAGGCGTACTCGAGGATGAGGTCCCAGCCGATGATCCAGGCGACCAGCTCGCCAAGCGTGGCGTAGGTGTAGGTGTAGGCAGAGCCGGAGATGGGGATCATGCTGGCCAGCTC
This is a stretch of genomic DNA from Granulicella sp. WH15. It encodes these proteins:
- a CDS encoding amino acid permease, giving the protein MGRQVFATKSIDKLISDSERPEHALKKTLGPVSLTALGIGAVIGSGIFTVIGTAIGGNPSRIADWKGSPILDLLLGLIHHTAGSVAGRPGAGPALALSLVLVAIVCALTGLCYAELASMIPISGSAYTYTYATLGELVAWIIGWDLILEYAFSNMSVSVGFAAHIVDLMDWLGIHLDPRWLSPAYLPLGLQDLAGRDIFPPGWHFGFDFPAFVIVLLITVVLVRGIRESARTNNIMVLVKIAAILLFVFFGLSFIHPSNYHPFAPNGFTGVLAGGSIIFFTYIGFDSVSTASEECRNPRRDVPIGILATLIVCTVLYIGVAAVLTGLVPWQTVAGDGAPVVNALKRVSLLPGAHRLHWVRLAVLIGALLGMVSSILVFQLGQARVWFAMSRDRLLPDVFSQVHPRFRTPAFATWVAGLLVAIPSGLFDVGTFAEMSNIGTLFAFVLVSIGVIVLRYKDPTRHRGFRLPFGPVIPILSTLFCILLMAGLPAITWVRFFVWLIIGLVVYVFYSRKRSEFYKP